A genome region from Lytechinus pictus isolate F3 Inbred chromosome 16, Lp3.0, whole genome shotgun sequence includes the following:
- the LOC129279288 gene encoding zinc finger protein 808-like, translating to MEATDNLTDPEDEAEEGTDSRMTPTEHETGMSDQHEDLLVGSDSSESTSCTQDKELHVDQLPGGPSVESSRETCDSTDKGDDSSLSFTIKEKNNPDKMLYVYKKSTDGSDVTINVVSMISVNETTSVVALQSGLDTGTELQVEEKAGATEDAEDSSGSRASNVQEYTCNHCDFTTNKKHLWLSHEILHVVPDNKHLYYCSQCSYSTRQRFNLKTHVKSHFDIKEMDPSELFKCTQCDYVSMYKYDLQTHSKKHDPDKRHKCFYCDFSSIYRHSLLHHISSKHHGVRPFQCSLCSFSAAKKSDLETHLFKHDNEKRYQCSECDYKTTYKQCLESHMNTHKGDKPFQCTQPGCTFSTNSKSNLNSHLAMHKKRSRCESCGYESMNAERLQNHTCLETQKKREINERIRMAQVAPPSKKEDGKLEYRCPECGYVSTSKHSMKRHSMVHNDQRERPDKVHQCIHCDYVTAYKSSLTRHMARHSLVKPLKCGHCDYSTITMTQMHAHVAKHTGIKQFACDLCTYRTANKQHLKNHMSKHSNLRYKCNACGHITAWKDRMRLHLKQHERGQIFVRSVKPSPRPLPIQTLTTDCRLVTTDGQVLEVLNVLNDDSIKTVEGSETLITLNELADRIQNSIREDEGQGKTFDQDEDMDVVQKDGDMMVVGGEEIVCDQQDQTVGSEMVSQGDGEEGTITIVTDEGSDLRLHLSGDAESSKSRSVYNLEFSNESSITVAE from the exons ATGGAGGCTACGGATAACTTGACCGATCCTGAGGATGAGGCAGAAGAGGGTACAGATTCCAGGATGACACCTACTGAGCATGAGACGGGAATGTCAGATCAGCATGAGGATTTGTTAGTGGGGTCTGATTCTTCAGAGTCCACGTCCTGCACCCAGGACAAGGAACTCCATGTGGACCAACTTCCTGGTGGACCCTCCGTGGAGTCCTCTAGAGAAACGTGTGACTCAACAGATAAGGGTGATGACTCATCACTGTCTTTCACCATCAAGGAGAAGAACAATCCTGATAAGATGCTGTATGTTTACAAGAAGTCCACAGATGGGTCGGATGTCACGATCAACGTGGTGTCCATGATTTCTGTCAATGAAACAACAAGTGTGGTAGCGTTGCAGTCTGGACTGGACACAG GCACTGAGCTACAGGTGGAGGAGAAGGCTGGAGCGACAGAGGATGCGGAAGATTCTTCAGGAAGCAGAGCAAGTAATGTTCAAGAGTATACGTGTAATCACTGTGACTTCACCACCAATAAGAAACATCTTTGGCTCAGTCACGAGATACTGCATGTTGTACCTGACAATAAACACCTTTATTATTGTTCTCAGTGTAGCTACTCAACTCGACAGCGGTTCAACCTCAAGACGCACGTAAAGAGCCACTTTGACATCAAGGAAATGGACCCGAGTGAATTGTTCAAGTGCACTCAATGTGATTACGTATCCATGTACAAGTATGATCTGCAGACACATTCCAAGAAGCATGACCCTGATAAACGCCATAAATGTTTTTACTGCGACTTCTCCAGCATCTACAGGCATAGCCTGCTGCACCACATCTCTTCCAAGCACCATGGTGTCCGACCGTTCCAGTGCTCGCTCTGTTCGTTTTCTGCTGCAAAGAAGTCGGATCTTGAGACACACTTGTTTAAACACGACAATGAGAAGCGATACCAGTGCAGCGAGTGCGACTACAAGACGACCTACAAGCAGTGCCTGGAGTCTCATATGAACACCCACAAAGGCGATAAGCCATTCCAGTGTACACAGCCTGGATGCACCTTCTCCACAAACTCCAAGTCGAACCTGAACTCGCACCTCGCCATGCACAAGAAGAGAAGCCGATGCGAGTCATGCGGCTATGAATCCATGAATGCGGAAAGACTGCAAAACCACACATGCCTTGAAACGCAGAAGAAGAGAGAGATCAACGAGAGGATAAGAATGGCCCAGGTTGCTCCGCCATCTAAGAAAGAAGATGGCAAGCTGGAGTACAGATGCCCAGAATGTGGTTATGTGTCAACGAGCAAGCACAGTATGAAGCGACACAGCATGGTCCACAATGATCAACGGGAAAGACCCGATAAGGTCCATCAGTGTATCCACTGTGACTATGTGACTGCGTACAAGAGCAGCCTGACTAGACACATGGCTCGACACTCTCTTGTGAAACCCTTGAAATGCGGACATTGTGACTACTCGACCATCACAATGACCCAGATGCATGCACACGTAGCTAAGCACACAG GTATTAAGCAATTCGCCTGTGACCTTTGCACATACCGCACTGCCAACAAACAGCACCTGAAAAACCACATGTCCAAGCACTCCAACCTACGCTACAAGTGCAACGCCTGTGGGCACATTACCGCCTGGAAGGATCGCATGCGTCTCCACCTCAAGCAACATGAACGGGGTCAGATCTTCGTCCGGTCGGTCAAGCCATCGCCGCGGCCGCTGCCCATCCAGACGTTGACCACAGACTGTCGGTTGGTCACCACCGATGGACAAGTCCTGGAG GTGTTGAATGTTCTGAACGACGATAGCATCAAGACTGTCGAGGGAAGTGAGACATTGATAACCTTGAATGAACTAGCAGACAGAATACAGAATTCGATCAGGGAGGATGAGGGGCAAGGAAAGACTTTCGATCAAGATGAAGATATGGATGTGGTTCAGAAAGATGGTGATATGATGGTTGTCGGAGGAGAGGAAATAGTCTGTGATCAACAG GATCAGACAGTTGGGAGTGAGATGGTTAGCCAGGGAGATGGCGAAGAAGGGACCATCACGATTGTTACCGATGAAGGTTCAGATTTACGA TTGCATCTTAGTGGTGATGCAGAGAGTTCAAAGTCTAGATCAGTCTATAATTTAGAATTCAGCAATGAGAGCTCTATCACGGTAGCAGAATAG